From the Fibrobacter sp. UWB11 genome, one window contains:
- a CDS encoding ORF6N domain-containing protein: MARKTEKTDDIALNPLMESGIGKMIQVIRGKQVLLDRDLATLYGVETKRINEQVKRNIERFPKDFCFQLDATEHKFLRSQIATTKTETRGGRQYFPYVFTEQGVAMLSSVLKSETAIKVNIAIMRAFVQLRHLMMGNGGLINRLSNVEAKDLEQDSRLTGHDEHLLDHDRKFDELFEAMDRGELKTKGLFYNNQEFDAYVFVCDLIRQAKKRIVLVDRYVTEKTLTMMLKREKGVSVTIYTYDKSKVLEMDLATYNEQYPDSPMQVLPSYGMHDRFLFIDDTAYHFGASLKDLGKNTFFFTQEDFTLDEVLKESQKIQAEKESQALQGDNAD, from the coding sequence ATGGCTAGAAAGACCGAAAAAACGGATGATATCGCACTTAACCCGCTTATGGAGTCGGGCATCGGAAAGATGATTCAAGTCATTCGAGGCAAGCAAGTGTTGCTAGACCGCGATTTGGCAACGCTTTACGGGGTGGAAACGAAGCGTATAAATGAGCAGGTAAAGCGCAACATTGAGCGCTTTCCTAAAGATTTCTGCTTTCAACTGGATGCCACGGAGCATAAATTTTTGAGATCGCAAATTGCGACCACAAAAACCGAAACCAGAGGAGGCCGACAATATTTTCCATATGTTTTTACCGAACAAGGCGTTGCGATGCTGTCTTCGGTTCTAAAAAGCGAGACAGCAATCAAAGTCAACATAGCCATCATGCGGGCTTTCGTGCAATTGCGTCACCTTATGATGGGTAACGGCGGTCTTATCAACCGTCTTTCAAATGTAGAAGCAAAGGATTTGGAACAGGACAGCCGCTTGACTGGTCATGACGAGCATCTGCTTGACCATGACCGAAAATTTGACGAACTTTTCGAGGCGATGGACCGTGGCGAGCTCAAAACCAAGGGTTTATTTTACAACAACCAGGAGTTCGATGCCTATGTATTTGTCTGCGACCTGATTCGTCAGGCAAAGAAAAGAATCGTACTTGTCGACAGGTACGTGACTGAAAAAACGTTGACCATGATGCTCAAACGGGAAAAGGGCGTTTCTGTGACAATCTACACCTACGACAAAAGCAAAGTCCTTGAAATGGACCTAGCCACTTACAACGAACAATATCCTGACAGCCCGATGCAAGTCTTGCCAAGTTACGGAATGCACGACCGATTCTTGTTCATAGACGATACGGCCTACCACTTCGGGGCTTCGCTCAAGGACCTTGGCAAGAATACGTTCTTCTTTACGCAGGAAGATTTCACATTGGACGAAGTGCTGAAGGAATCGCAGAAGATTCAGGCAGAAAAAGAAAGCCAGGCATTACAAGGTGACAATGCGGATTAG
- a CDS encoding tetratricopeptide repeat protein, with product MKPFFLVLLFVMSSFAAQSSFDLMERANALYRDGKFKQAIMLYHKAQDRGADPVAVSFNVANSYYQMGKFPEAAAAYRKAVDFSEGNFAPALFNMASVYFRLRQYPECIAVYHRALKLDPNNISGWLYLGEAYSKTGDKVGALRAIENAYGLDKNDISIVYQLSEANIALNDFDRAVTVIREGYTLHPEETDFLVYLGDVHRLNKNYDESANAYREALSIKNDDVQIMYKLADVLAEDKKPYIAMEILNNILQIKPDFSDAAIFMGNLAYDAKFYDRAESAYELAAKNGNSEAVFGFKNMAYDAHAQKRDDEAVRLLNVALKYYPNDGSLQADLLELQSEK from the coding sequence ATGAAACCATTTTTTCTTGTTTTGCTTTTTGTAATGTCGTCGTTTGCGGCCCAGTCTTCCTTTGACTTGATGGAACGCGCAAACGCCCTTTATCGTGATGGAAAGTTCAAGCAAGCTATTATGCTGTACCATAAAGCACAAGACCGCGGCGCCGATCCCGTTGCCGTGAGTTTCAATGTCGCAAACAGCTATTATCAAATGGGAAAATTTCCGGAAGCAGCTGCTGCTTACCGCAAGGCCGTAGACTTTTCTGAAGGCAATTTTGCTCCTGCGCTTTTCAACATGGCGAGCGTCTATTTCCGCCTCAGACAATATCCCGAATGTATTGCCGTTTATCACAGGGCGTTAAAACTTGACCCGAACAACATTTCTGGCTGGCTCTATCTAGGCGAAGCCTATTCCAAAACTGGCGACAAAGTTGGTGCCCTCCGTGCCATCGAAAATGCTTACGGTCTCGACAAAAATGACATTAGCATAGTTTATCAGCTCTCCGAGGCAAACATAGCTTTGAACGATTTTGACCGAGCCGTCACCGTAATCCGCGAAGGCTACACGCTCCATCCCGAAGAAACGGATTTCTTGGTTTATCTTGGTGATGTTCATCGTTTGAACAAAAATTATGACGAAAGTGCAAATGCCTACCGCGAAGCGCTCAGCATCAAAAACGATGATGTGCAGATTATGTATAAACTTGCCGATGTCCTCGCCGAAGACAAAAAGCCCTACATTGCAATGGAAATCTTGAATAACATTCTGCAAATCAAACCCGATTTTTCTGATGCTGCAATCTTTATGGGCAATCTCGCGTACGATGCCAAGTTCTATGATCGTGCGGAATCAGCTTACGAACTTGCCGCCAAGAACGGAAACTCCGAAGCAGTCTTTGGCTTCAAGAATATGGCCTACGATGCCCACGCGCAAAAACGCGACGATGAGGCTGTGCGCCTGCTGAATGTCGCGCTTAAATATTACCCGAACGATGGTTCCTTGCAAGCCGATTTGCTGGAATTGCAATCCGAGAAGTGA
- a CDS encoding energy transducer TonB, with protein MQKFIKKFLKRFTILLAAILASLVLVFSVTMANLFLNGKVFHERKFVKTEVSVKKIEEVEKKVEKKHTARKPNRQKSNSRSPKAGPRFAMNLGAVSGTTGAAISEELVADFRGGAMSTGKGDVDKKPESRSIANFQVPPQIRDREIDAMLRLSFCVDVGGRAYDIKVIEESPVGSGLAQAGKDAIARMTFAPAEKDGKAVAFCGMEQPFEVKFRD; from the coding sequence ATGCAAAAGTTTATAAAAAAGTTTTTAAAGCGTTTTACAATCCTTCTCGCAGCGATTCTCGCGAGTCTGGTTCTCGTATTTTCTGTGACGATGGCGAACTTGTTCTTGAACGGCAAAGTATTCCATGAAAGAAAATTTGTCAAGACCGAAGTCTCCGTGAAAAAAATCGAAGAAGTCGAAAAGAAAGTCGAGAAAAAGCATACCGCGCGCAAACCGAACCGTCAAAAATCGAACTCGCGCTCCCCCAAGGCGGGCCCACGTTTTGCGATGAATCTCGGTGCTGTTTCGGGAACGACAGGAGCCGCAATTAGCGAAGAACTTGTAGCTGATTTCCGTGGCGGCGCCATGTCTACCGGAAAGGGTGATGTCGATAAAAAACCGGAAAGCCGCTCTATTGCAAATTTCCAGGTGCCGCCGCAAATTCGTGACCGTGAAATCGATGCGATGCTGCGCTTGAGCTTTTGTGTTGACGTTGGCGGCCGCGCTTACGATATCAAGGTGATTGAAGAATCTCCGGTAGGCTCGGGACTTGCGCAAGCGGGGAAGGATGCTATCGCTCGTATGACTTTTGCACCTGCCGAAAAAGACGGCAAGGCAGTTGCCTTCTGCGGAATGGAACAACCCTTCGAAGTGAAATTTAGAGACTAG
- a CDS encoding biopolymer transporter ExbD translates to MDFNLPRRKQKDVGIEMGPLMDIVFILLIFFVVTSSFTRETGVDVTKPQAQSASQLEKENLLIAITREGTIHMNERQVDLASLQDILKQSLAKAPDREAVVIADKEAETGVLVQVIDMCNLAGVKKVSIAAQAE, encoded by the coding sequence ATGGACTTTAATTTACCGAGAAGAAAACAGAAAGACGTGGGCATCGAAATGGGCCCGCTCATGGACATAGTGTTCATCCTCCTCATCTTTTTTGTGGTGACGTCGTCATTCACTCGCGAAACGGGCGTGGATGTGACAAAACCGCAGGCGCAATCTGCAAGCCAACTTGAAAAAGAAAACTTGCTCATTGCCATCACGCGCGAAGGAACAATCCACATGAATGAACGCCAGGTGGATTTGGCGAGCCTGCAAGATATCTTGAAGCAGTCGCTTGCGAAAGCGCCCGATCGTGAAGCCGTTGTAATTGCGGATAAAGAAGCCGAAACCGGCGTGCTCGTTCAGGTCATTGATATGTGCAATTTGGCCGGAGTCAAGAAAGTCTCCATCGCCGCCCAAGCCGAGTGA
- a CDS encoding MotA/TolQ/ExbB proton channel family protein yields the protein MTDFHYIFIESLRNTYEAGGVVMLPILLAGVVGFYFLFASWLRIGSDFFKNDIHKVVRRMQRSLTGEKAGDGTESSTDEQRVQVTLTKLRKRGGFLSRELSYAIEVARKNYDEFRDYMQVRMMKSVRYMEQGNHIVSVMAAAAPLLGLLGTVTGMVSTFEVITLYGNQNPVLMADGISEALISTQSGLLIAFPLTLLKQRLDERIEILKQEMELGATVIDNYFATRADDSRINETYADDSCILRHCEPRSGEAI from the coding sequence TTGACTGATTTTCATTACATATTCATAGAATCCCTGCGGAATACGTATGAGGCGGGTGGGGTGGTGATGCTCCCCATTCTCTTGGCGGGTGTTGTCGGGTTCTACTTCCTGTTTGCGAGCTGGCTGCGCATTGGTAGCGACTTTTTCAAGAATGATATTCATAAAGTCGTAAGGCGCATGCAACGCAGCTTGACTGGCGAAAAAGCTGGTGACGGAACAGAGTCTAGCACTGATGAACAGCGTGTTCAGGTGACTTTGACAAAACTTCGCAAACGTGGTGGATTCCTCTCGCGAGAACTTTCGTACGCAATTGAAGTCGCTCGGAAAAATTATGATGAGTTCCGCGACTATATGCAAGTGCGTATGATGAAAAGCGTGCGTTACATGGAACAGGGAAATCACATTGTTTCTGTGATGGCGGCTGCCGCTCCGCTCTTGGGCTTGCTTGGAACAGTCACGGGGATGGTTTCTACTTTCGAAGTGATCACGCTATACGGTAACCAGAATCCCGTGCTGATGGCGGATGGAATTTCGGAAGCGCTGATTTCGACGCAGAGTGGACTTTTAATTGCGTTCCCGCTGACGCTCTTGAAACAACGTTTGGACGAACGCATTGAAATCTTGAAACAGGAAATGGAACTTGGCGCAACTGTGATTGACAACTATTTTGCAACCCGTGCTGATGACTCTCGCATTAATGAAACTTATGCAGACGACTCTTGCATTTTACGTCATTGCGAGCCGCGAAGCGGCGAAGCAATCTAA
- a CDS encoding MotA/TolQ/ExbB proton channel family protein yields the protein MKTSVILSEEKNVIASRETAKQSMRQIIFAFVLLLASSAFAWPWSNDGKKSAEDEARIKDSLLQVEVRNLQREVETLTRIRMQKADSLEKLDAKHWSNRYAESQMTEEHQNKTRELDGRYSKLSTDLGRITEEAMSSKNITEEAEEKSKSEEIAFDALNTQVKLSIEKTLGDVAGDYPVGMNARLLRLKQANIEAEKKVPNTIAAVQGFMDDLLKRHEVTYTQFYGNEVSQVGSRPDVNVTRMRLGTVFLGEVANDNGDVQALMRSGALQGKIFEWNAGLPTEMATNIKAAVKQAETVTSSATGNQSATIAIPLDVLQNKAIKNSISDVKELTWTEQFHAFFKKGGIVMYPLMLVAIIALLLFLERFVMLSYRGHLGRRFTKTMNELVAEKKYNEAANLCLKKETSLAMVLFAVLNKVNDTRENAERALQEALLREQPKLERRMGLLAAMGTIAPLLGLLGTVTGIITLFTVITEVGTNDARVLAGGISEALVTTETGLIIAIPVMILHGLLSEKIEKITSELYVQSTSLMNKVFGKEKVD from the coding sequence ATGAAAACAAGCGTCATTCTGAGCGAAGAAAAAAACGTCATTGCGAGCCGCGAAACGGCGAAGCAATCTATGCGTCAAATCATTTTTGCATTTGTCTTATTGCTCGCCTCCTCCGCCTTTGCTTGGCCGTGGTCTAATGACGGTAAGAAAAGCGCCGAAGACGAAGCTCGCATCAAGGATTCTTTGTTGCAAGTCGAAGTGCGCAACTTGCAGCGCGAAGTCGAAACGCTCACTCGCATCCGTATGCAAAAAGCAGATTCCCTCGAAAAGCTCGATGCCAAGCATTGGAGCAATCGCTATGCGGAATCGCAAATGACGGAAGAACACCAGAACAAAACGCGTGAGCTTGACGGTCGCTATTCGAAACTTTCGACAGATCTTGGCCGCATCACCGAAGAAGCGATGTCGAGCAAGAACATCACCGAAGAAGCCGAAGAAAAATCTAAGAGTGAAGAAATCGCCTTTGATGCCCTCAATACGCAGGTGAAACTTTCGATTGAAAAGACGCTTGGCGATGTCGCTGGCGATTATCCGGTCGGAATGAACGCTCGCTTGTTGCGCTTGAAGCAGGCGAACATTGAAGCCGAAAAGAAGGTGCCGAATACGATTGCTGCGGTACAAGGCTTTATGGATGATTTGCTGAAACGTCACGAAGTCACTTATACGCAATTCTATGGCAATGAAGTTTCGCAGGTGGGCTCTCGCCCGGATGTGAATGTGACTCGCATGCGCTTGGGAACTGTGTTCCTCGGTGAAGTTGCAAACGACAATGGCGATGTGCAGGCACTGATGCGTTCTGGTGCATTGCAAGGAAAAATTTTTGAATGGAATGCAGGTTTGCCGACTGAAATGGCGACGAACATCAAGGCTGCTGTGAAACAGGCAGAAACAGTGACGAGTTCTGCAACGGGCAATCAGTCTGCGACTATCGCAATTCCTCTGGATGTGCTGCAAAATAAGGCTATCAAGAATTCTATTTCTGATGTTAAGGAACTCACCTGGACGGAACAGTTCCATGCGTTCTTCAAGAAGGGCGGTATCGTGATGTATCCGCTGATGCTTGTGGCGATTATTGCGCTCCTCCTGTTCCTTGAACGTTTCGTGATGCTTTCTTATCGCGGTCATCTCGGTCGTCGCTTTACCAAGACGATGAATGAACTTGTTGCTGAGAAAAAGTACAATGAAGCTGCAAACCTTTGCCTTAAAAAAGAGACGAGCCTTGCAATGGTGCTGTTTGCCGTGCTCAACAAGGTGAACGATACACGCGAAAATGCGGAACGCGCCTTGCAAGAAGCTTTGCTCCGTGAACAGCCGAAACTCGAACGTCGCATGGGCCTTTTGGCTGCGATGGGAACTATCGCTCCGCTTTTGGGCCTGTTGGGTACGGTGACTGGTATCATCACGCTCTTTACCGTGATTACCGAAGTTGGAACAAATGATGCTCGTGTGCTCGCTGGTGGCATTTCCGAAGCGCTTGTCACGACTGAAACCGGCTTAATCATCGCTATCCCCGTGATGATTTTGCATGGCCTGTTGAGCGAAAAAATTGAAAAGATTACCAGCGAACTCTATGTACAAAGCACCTCGCTTATGAATAAAGTCTTCGGGAAGGAAAAAGTTGACTGA
- a CDS encoding DUF3450 family protein encodes MKKKLVIILMSAFLAVNAFADYESEIRDLKMQKEKLNSEIQKLNVKIASTDSMLRADVSRHKVLEQRYKADSDRRVAEIDSLNAKIRKVAASLQQERNKQARAKNRSENVAAKRRALRLELAKISKKLESQIAQTLPWERESRLDRAKSLTREIESGNASEEEAFSRLKSLLNEEIKFGDEVAIVNSPLTRKDGEIVNASILRIGNQWMVYVDENGAQYGRLERKIENGNVVYEWNENLNLEERAAVKLAIDVKQAKKPPQIVNLPVSLSVVGGAK; translated from the coding sequence ATGAAAAAGAAACTTGTTATTATTTTGATGTCAGCCTTTTTGGCGGTGAATGCTTTTGCGGATTACGAGTCCGAGATTCGTGACTTGAAGATGCAAAAGGAAAAGTTGAATTCCGAGATTCAAAAGCTGAATGTGAAAATCGCATCGACAGATTCGATGCTCCGTGCGGATGTTTCGCGCCATAAGGTGCTTGAACAGCGCTACAAAGCGGATTCGGATCGTCGCGTTGCAGAAATCGACAGCCTGAATGCGAAAATCCGTAAGGTGGCCGCAAGCCTCCAGCAAGAGCGCAACAAACAAGCCCGTGCAAAGAATCGCAGTGAAAATGTGGCTGCGAAGCGCCGCGCCTTGCGCCTGGAACTTGCAAAAATCAGCAAAAAGCTGGAATCGCAAATTGCACAGACTCTTCCGTGGGAACGCGAAAGCAGGCTGGATCGCGCCAAGTCGCTCACTCGTGAAATCGAAAGCGGCAATGCTTCCGAAGAAGAAGCTTTTTCTCGCCTCAAGTCCTTGCTGAATGAAGAAATCAAGTTCGGTGACGAAGTTGCGATTGTCAATAGCCCATTGACTCGCAAGGATGGCGAAATCGTGAACGCTTCGATCCTCCGCATTGGTAACCAGTGGATGGTTTATGTGGACGAAAACGGCGCACAGTATGGTCGCCTCGAACGCAAGATTGAAAATGGTAATGTTGTGTACGAATGGAATGAAAACCTGAATCTAGAGGAACGCGCAGCGGTGAAACTTGCAATTGATGTGAAACAGGCGAAAAAGCCTCCTCAGATTGTGAACTTGCCGGTAAGTTTGTCTGTTGTGGGAGGTGCAAAATGA
- a CDS encoding DUF4249 family protein has translation MNVFFECKNVGVIASHGSGEAIYNVFCRRFLSSLVWILSSFILTACDFHGPWEYYPEERDIYTGIYTYGYIVAGERPEVCFSKVYELDETTAENFAFYKNAKVTMKGRFGGEFGKGEEETIQLTASGSTPNCFYPSSYLMVSKCIPAAGYVTCGPNYTGIEGETYTLEATFEWDSAGHYVESTYKAKATIPNPVKVKGFNIPKQDGSFEWVEYNDGDVVEMDFLEYPMDMEFVRAALDYDHSVRGVLSIMNYGSKNGEATNTTVNKMFEGFTSEDEDGYRGIAMHDPLETQQNLGYAANYIIGGIKNLDTLHLTNMMLPVGQFSVDLYSTDESYIDYVNKVKQSVSDSRVVPESNIENGMGVFTGMARTTVFMKVNSEKWVSMKRIANRHCKNEDGDNSKGWDSKGCRLYLDVYCAGRGPSSDLESANENAYLYYSNSDLEYVENEDVCYPSRVKAAMMQANEEDWDVDKWSKYLPDTITAEKKSMAYADGLKRYCVASNFKNNDIANCTNLKTMCNDSLSKNECNSYLWLWCSDRNWNYKKYPQCGPAMVSRYVVDGLKSTIWEKEVKKWCEDPCNEEYAVCKDLGYKHEGTKVCVEPITYSTGGTRAVY, from the coding sequence ATGAATGTTTTTTTTGAATGTAAGAATGTAGGCGTCATTGCGAGTCACGGTAGTGGCGAAGCAATCTATAATGTTTTTTGTAGGCGATTCCTCTCGTCTCTCGTCTGGATTCTCTCGTCTTTTATCCTTACGGCTTGCGATTTCCATGGCCCGTGGGAATACTATCCTGAGGAACGTGATATCTATACCGGCATTTATACGTACGGTTACATTGTCGCGGGTGAAAGACCGGAGGTTTGCTTCTCGAAAGTCTATGAACTTGATGAAACAACGGCAGAAAACTTTGCATTTTACAAAAACGCCAAGGTGACTATGAAAGGTCGCTTTGGAGGTGAATTTGGTAAAGGTGAAGAAGAGACGATTCAACTTACGGCATCCGGTAGCACTCCAAATTGCTTTTATCCATCGTCTTACTTGATGGTTTCGAAATGCATTCCTGCGGCTGGATATGTTACATGCGGACCCAATTATACAGGTATCGAAGGCGAAACATACACGCTTGAAGCGACATTTGAATGGGATAGTGCAGGCCATTATGTAGAATCGACGTATAAGGCTAAAGCGACAATTCCAAACCCTGTGAAGGTCAAGGGTTTCAATATCCCCAAGCAAGACGGAAGTTTTGAATGGGTGGAGTATAATGATGGCGATGTAGTTGAAATGGATTTCTTGGAATACCCGATGGATATGGAATTTGTAAGAGCTGCATTAGACTATGACCATTCTGTCCGTGGCGTTTTATCCATAATGAATTACGGTTCCAAGAACGGTGAGGCCACGAACACGACCGTCAATAAAATGTTTGAAGGCTTTACCTCTGAAGATGAAGATGGCTACCGCGGCATTGCAATGCACGATCCTTTGGAAACGCAGCAGAATCTCGGGTATGCCGCAAACTATATAATTGGTGGTATCAAAAATTTGGATACTCTTCACCTGACGAATATGATGCTTCCGGTGGGCCAATTTTCTGTAGATCTTTATTCAACGGATGAGTCCTATATTGATTATGTGAATAAGGTAAAACAGTCTGTTTCGGATTCACGTGTTGTTCCTGAATCCAATATCGAAAATGGAATGGGCGTGTTTACAGGAATGGCGCGTACAACAGTGTTTATGAAAGTGAACTCTGAAAAATGGGTGAGTATGAAACGCATTGCGAATCGACATTGTAAAAATGAAGATGGAGATAATTCAAAAGGTTGGGATTCAAAAGGTTGTAGACTTTATTTGGATGTTTATTGTGCTGGACGTGGCCCCTCTAGCGACTTGGAATCGGCGAATGAAAATGCTTATTTGTATTATAGCAATAGCGACCTCGAATATGTCGAAAACGAAGACGTTTGCTATCCATCTCGTGTAAAAGCGGCTATGATGCAAGCAAACGAAGAAGATTGGGATGTTGACAAGTGGAGCAAGTATCTGCCTGATACCATTACTGCTGAGAAAAAGTCAATGGCTTATGCCGATGGATTAAAACGATATTGCGTGGCTAGTAATTTTAAAAATAACGATATCGCAAATTGTACGAATTTAAAGACAATGTGTAACGATAGCTTGTCTAAAAATGAATGTAATTCTTATTTGTGGCTCTGGTGCTCTGATCGCAATTGGAATTACAAGAAGTATCCGCAATGTGGCCCTGCCATGGTAAGCCGCTATGTTGTGGACGGTTTGAAATCGACTATATGGGAAAAAGAAGTCAAAAAATGGTGTGAAGACCCCTGCAATGAAGAATATGCTGTTTGCAAAGATTTAGGCTACAAGCATGAAGGTACTAAGGTTTGTGTTGAGCCTATAACATATTCGACAGGAGGAACTCGTGCTGTATATTAA
- a CDS encoding TonB-dependent siderophore receptor gives MNFMLRIFALVLIVASFAAARDSIVFNGIVQDVSFGAHEKLNVEILETGEALQTTVGTPFSVVLPEDTLWNVCVTNSDTAGAEKEKCYELIYLGNDSTFSMTLGPESVVSSENNGGEGSPLASAAQAAPATPSSGDTPQRPDVESAQDSAKSVDVDALLAAGGANSKITELKKVVVQLRRRPKRKPGESVVSAKSIKRMPGLAEADVIKSIQALPGVVASSDFSSKIYVRGGAADQNLFLFDNAVVYSPVHFFGLFSTFLVEGIDDVQFYKSGFPAQYGNRLSSVLKMDGRAGGQDSVEEWFSKSSIKISTFAAQLHTEGHKGPARWVLAGRTTYIGYILDLCNAIGLLDLDLDYEFTDLQGTFMYDFSKDTRLKFSYYIGKDRLEFDPLYMDWGNVAIPLGIYHRINGDLDYNATLAYSKFYQTMKVGDLMSIEMFLYTFAGKQWLNYRGIDNHTVTMGYELEYDYERYQEAMASMTIKDIQKTFHHVAYVQDAWKINPDYLLQYGLRFNYQTAAKHFGVEPRASLNINLDDTKSLELYGGYYLQYLNSIVYTDQETLNEFYYPATTTSKGKRTKPSSSWLFAAEYSQRDLFEGYDFTAGVYYKTQNDLNTFKAVLDSNEETSSDDFVIADGFGTAEGYSLGYELSLRKDKGWWFGGINWSQSLSVARTNDGTKAYFPSWHQPYALKLDLGINWKGGEDALWKHKKKGRYFRSSLALKYSSGMPISEYKGYYVSQDLGHQRYSDEIVVLPGSRNAGRQTDYFRVDLKAIDIGREGKWNFSWTIINLTNHENMFFTYYDTKKTPPKKTEITQFPFLPIMLNYEYYF, from the coding sequence ATGAATTTTATGTTGAGAATTTTTGCACTTGTTCTAATCGTGGCGTCTTTTGCGGCGGCTCGCGATAGCATTGTCTTTAATGGAATTGTCCAAGATGTGTCTTTTGGAGCTCACGAAAAGCTGAATGTCGAAATTCTTGAAACCGGTGAAGCGCTGCAGACGACTGTAGGGACGCCTTTTAGCGTGGTGCTCCCGGAAGATACGCTTTGGAACGTGTGCGTCACGAATTCCGATACAGCGGGGGCTGAAAAAGAAAAATGCTATGAGTTGATTTATCTTGGAAACGACAGCACGTTCAGCATGACGCTTGGTCCAGAAAGCGTTGTCTCAAGTGAAAACAATGGTGGGGAGGGCTCTCCCCTCGCGTCCGCCGCGCAGGCGGCTCCCGCTACCCCTTCTAGCGGGGACACCCCGCAACGCCCCGATGTAGAATCTGCACAGGATAGCGCGAAAAGTGTCGACGTCGATGCGCTCCTGGCTGCAGGTGGCGCAAATTCAAAAATTACCGAACTCAAAAAAGTCGTGGTGCAGTTGCGTCGCCGTCCTAAGCGTAAACCGGGTGAATCCGTGGTGAGCGCAAAGTCCATCAAGCGCATGCCGGGCCTTGCCGAAGCAGACGTGATTAAGAGTATCCAGGCGCTCCCGGGCGTTGTCGCAAGTTCCGATTTTAGCTCCAAGATTTACGTGCGCGGTGGTGCTGCCGACCAGAACTTGTTCTTGTTCGACAATGCGGTTGTCTATTCTCCGGTGCATTTCTTTGGACTTTTCAGCACGTTCCTTGTCGAAGGTATTGACGATGTGCAGTTCTACAAGAGTGGTTTCCCGGCGCAGTACGGTAACCGCCTGAGTTCCGTGCTCAAGATGGATGGCCGTGCCGGCGGTCAGGATTCTGTGGAAGAATGGTTCAGCAAGTCGAGCATTAAAATCAGTACGTTTGCGGCACAGCTCCATACTGAAGGTCATAAGGGCCCGGCTCGTTGGGTTCTTGCGGGGCGTACGACTTACATCGGCTACATTCTTGATTTGTGCAATGCCATTGGGCTTTTGGACCTTGATCTCGATTATGAATTTACGGACTTGCAGGGTACATTTATGTACGACTTTTCTAAAGATACCCGACTCAAGTTCAGCTATTACATTGGCAAGGACCGCTTGGAATTTGACCCGCTTTACATGGACTGGGGTAATGTTGCGATACCGCTTGGAATCTATCACCGGATTAATGGCGACCTGGATTACAATGCGACACTCGCTTACAGTAAATTCTACCAGACGATGAAGGTGGGCGACCTCATGTCCATTGAAATGTTCCTCTATACATTTGCCGGTAAGCAGTGGTTGAATTATCGTGGTATCGACAATCATACAGTTACGATGGGCTACGAACTAGAATATGATTATGAACGCTATCAAGAAGCGATGGCTTCGATGACAATTAAGGACATTCAAAAAACTTTCCATCATGTCGCTTATGTGCAAGATGCATGGAAAATAAATCCCGATTACTTGTTGCAATATGGTTTGCGTTTCAATTATCAAACGGCTGCGAAACATTTTGGTGTGGAACCGCGCGCATCGTTGAACATCAATCTCGATGATACAAAGTCGCTGGAACTGTATGGCGGTTATTACTTGCAATACTTGAATTCCATTGTTTATACGGACCAAGAAACATTGAACGAATTTTATTACCCGGCAACGACAACATCCAAGGGCAAACGGACGAAACCGTCATCGTCATGGTTGTTTGCTGCGGAATATAGCCAACGCGACCTCTTTGAAGGCTACGATTTTACGGCAGGCGTTTATTACAAGACGCAAAACGATTTGAATACGTTTAAGGCTGTTCTTGACAGTAATGAAGAAACTTCATCGGATGATTTTGTGATTGCGGATGGCTTTGGTACGGCAGAAGGCTATTCCCTTGGTTACGAGCTATCGCTCCGTAAAGATAAAGGTTGGTGGTTTGGCGGAATCAACTGGAGCCAAAGTCTTAGCGTTGCACGAACAAATGATGGGACCAAGGCTTATTTCCCGAGTTGGCATCAGCCGTATGCATTAAAGTTGGATTTGGGGATTAATTGGAAGGGCGGTGAAGATGCCCTTTGGAAACACAAGAAAAAAGGTCGTTATTTCCGCTCGTCGCTGGCGCTAAAGTATTCGTCGGGTATGCCGATCAGTGAATACAAAGGATATTATGTTTCCCAGGATTTGGGGCACCAAAGATATTCAGATGAAATTGTCGTGCTTCCGGGAAGCCGCAATGCGGGCCGCCAAACAGACTACTTCCGCGTGGACTTGAAGGCGATTGATATTGGTCGCGAAGGCAAGTGGAACTTTAGTTGGACGATTATCAACTTGACAAATCACGAAAACATGTTCTTTACCTATTACGATACGAAAAAGACTCCTCCGAAGAAAACAGAAATTACTCAGTTCCCCTTTTTACCGATTATGCTGAATTATGAATACTACTTTTAG